A part of Aspergillus flavus chromosome 1, complete sequence genomic DNA contains:
- a CDS encoding putative bZIP transcription factor (hypothetical protein Ao3042_10029), with amino-acid sequence MARYSQPSFDFYQQSPSNLDAKPSFPEEDEMSVLDDKILDSTSPELSSSIADHRRSSYDHAPDAFSHRDSVWSDFSQSVHSNQSRHNSHVGHHLFESAPNPFMRLDGAHHPATAYGQQASWALAKETGSCTPTAMYDHHFPSDLDNGSSAPFSGGAVGPVSTINIPSMSYRPGMAFAPPGAVAMSPQSSQGWMPASTDMPDAVSRTTKSPTYRNSSPLSIRRDGIRKKNARFEIPAERTLSNIDQLIAQSTNEEEIKELKQQKRLLRNRQAALDSRQRKKLHTEKLEEEKKQFTQIINDLEEDLQNMRLREAELMREKNELFGAQQELYHHLNNMAMEKEELIRVHTLETAELRKKNNILKETVEKLERHARSSASNMATDFSDFENLTMDNTPWEELTMVNSLSLDADPVTSAPANERSTEKSANSDYPFSWNAFYMCLLFGAFIASNGTSLSARAIPQLSEEYRAESANVLKAVLSSSPPELAQPSNQPAVSASAGPLPTTISGAEMAQMSAGTAPSSNLDELHDSLAMPTKAQEQEQVFSLNADQYNSLTTYDDNGAEYKPQQASQFQQALAAMRGNVAQKMPHKATSDVYSRSLMWDRVPEKVIQDFRRMVQEYGVSPVKEEQSGFSQS; translated from the exons ATGGCAAGGTATTCTCAACCGTCATTTGACTTCTACCAACAATCTCCTTCAAATTTGGACGCAAAGCCTTCATTTCCCGAGGAAGACGAGATGAGTGTATTGGATGATAAGATTCTCGACTCGACGTCGCCCGAACTTTCATCTTCCATTGCCGACCACCGGCGTTCTTCATATGATCATGCACCGGACGCTTTCTCACATCGTGATTCAGTCTGGTCCGACTTCTCCCAGTCCGTTCACAGCAACCAATCCAGGCATAACTCCCATGTCGGCCATCATCTTTTCGAGTCCGCTCCGAATCCTTTCATGAGACTGGACGGTGCTCATCACCCAGCCACCGCGTATGGCCAGCAGGCATCTTGGGCGCTGGCCAAGGAGACTGGCTCATGTACACCCACCGCCATGTACGACCATCATTTCCCATCGGACCTAGACAACGGCTCGTCGGCGCCGTTCTCCGGGGGTGCTGTTGGTCCGGTGAGCACCATCAACATCCCGTCCATGTCTTACCGCCCTGGGATGGCCTTTGCGCCTCCCGGTGCTGTGGCCATGTCCCCGCAGTCCAGTCAAGGATGGATGCCTGCATCCACCGACATGCCGGATGCTGTTTCTCGCACCACCAAGAGCCCTACTTATCGGAATAGCTCTCCCTTGAGTATCCGACGGGATGGAATTCGGAAAAAGAACGCTCGTTTCGAGATCCCAGCAGAGCGGACGTTAAGCAACATCGACCAGCTAATCGCCCAGTCGACcaatgaggaggagatcaaggAACTGAAGCAACAGAAGCGGTTACTGAGGAACCGTCAAGCTGC TTTGGATTCGCGCCAACGGAAGAAGCTGCATACTGAaaagctggaggaagagaagaagcagtTTACCCAGATCATCAACGACCTCGAGGAGGACTTGCAGAACATGAGGCTACGGGAGGCTGAGCTTATGCGCGAGAAGAATGAATTGTTCGGTGCGCAGCAGGAGCTCTACCACCATCTCAACAACATGGCaatggaaaaggaggaactGATCCGGGTTCATACCCTGGAGACAGCCGAGCTTCGCAAGAAGAATAACATCCTCAAGGAAACAGTGGAGAAGCTTGAAAGACATGCCAGATCCTCTGCCTCCAATATGGCAACTGACTTCTCTGACTTTGAGAACCTTACCATGGACAACACTCCCTGGGAAGAACTCACCATGGTCAACAGTCTCTCTCTCGATGCTGATCCAGTTACTAGCGCTCCTGCCAACGAGAGAAGCACAGAGAAATCTGCGAACAGCGACTACCCCTTCAGCTGGAACGCTTTCTACATGTGTCTTCTTTTTGGTgccttcatcgcctccaacggtacttctctttctgctcGCGCTATTCCGCAGCTATCGGAGGAATACCGCGCGGAGTCTGCCAACGTCCTCAAGGCCgtcttgtcttcttctccaccagAACTTGCACAGCCTTCGAACCAGCCCGCCGTTTCTGCGTCGGCTGGCCCGCTCCCAACAACCATCAGTGGGGCGGAGATGGCTCAGATGTCTGCGGGCACTGCCCCCTCGTCCAACCTAGATGAGCTCCACGACTCGTTGGCGATGCCTACCAAGGCgcaggaacaggaacaggTCTTCTCGCTCAATGCTGACCAGTACAACTCCTTGACCACTTATGATGACAACGGCGCTGAATACAAGCCGCAACAGGCTTCCCAATTCCAACAAGCGTTGGCTGCGATGCGGGGCAATGTTGCGCAGAAGATGCCGCACAAAGCTACCTCTGATGTCTACTCGAGATCACTCATGTGGGATCGGGTTCCTGAAAAGGTAATCCAGGACTTCCGACGGATGGTCCAGGAATACGGTGTTTCTCCCGTCAAGGAAGAACAGTCCGGTTTCAGCCAGTCTTAA
- a CDS encoding ATP synthase subunit 4, whose product MASRLAKSAIGAARLRPTVSRNVAPIANLTVSRSASNVPTEDPKKKAQSILDALPGNSLVSKTATLSAAAGLSIAAISNELYVMNEETVAAFCLLSVFTAAAKYGGPMYREWAEGQVQKHKDILNAARADHTNAVKSRMDNVQELAGVVEVTKQLFAVSKETAQLEAQAYELEQRTALAHEAKQALDSWVRYEGQVKQRQQRELAESVIGKIQKELENPKVLQQILQQSVADVERIMSSSKAQ is encoded by the exons ATGGCTTCGCGTCTTGCTAAGAGCGCCATTG GTGCTGCCCGGCTCCGGCCGACCGTCTCGCGCAACGTCGCTCCCATCGCCAACCTGACCGTGTCTCGTTCGGCCTCCAACGTCCCTACCGAGgaccccaagaagaaggctcagTCGATTCTCGATGCCCTCCCCGGCAACTCCCTGGTCTCCAAGACCGCTACCCTCTCCGCCGCTGCCGGTCTCTCCATTGCCGCTATCAGCAATGAGCTCTATGTCATGAACGAGGAAACCGTTGCTGCTTTCTGTCTTCTCAGCGTTTTCACCGCCGCTGCTAAGTACGGTGGTCCCATGTACCGTGAGTGGGCTGAGGGCCAGGTCCAGAAGCACAAGGATATCCTGAACGCTGCCCGTGCCGACCACACCAACGCTGTCAAGTCGCGTATGGACAACGTCCAGGAGCttgctggtgttgttgaGGTCACCAAGCAGCTCTTCGCTGTTTCCAAG GAAACCGCCCAGCTTGAGGCTCAGGCCTATGAGCTCGAGCAGCGCACTGCCCTTGCCCACGAGGCCAAGCAGGCTCTCGACTCGTGGGTTCGCTACGAAGGTCAGGTTAAGCAGCGCCAGCAGCGTGAGCTTGCCGAATCTGTCATCGGCAAGATCCAGAAGGAGCTTGAGAACCCCAAGGTCCTCCAGCAGATCCTCCAGCAGAGCGTTGCTGATGTTGAGC GCATCATGTCCTCCTCCAAGGCTCAGTAA
- a CDS encoding putative nucleolar protein (ribosome biogenesis protein Noc4, putative), translated as MPAPTVGATSSKKRKSVKESGVPSSKRRAVAENDGADVMVEISQLEEQISESRKYYNNIAKLISMLNVDDNATNPNLAVAVSLCRVFSRLIAGGDMAETNRAAENEKIIAAWLKERCREYQRALSAILREGDTSAKLTALTLCMRMISERATHIPSDDTQVWLSGLFKSVIEAVVATDDSEALRTEFLMKFAKEYEDVRFYTFTQIANIAETEQSTKTLDILISILSACDTIPSPEHEFENFYVKSSKKNKKLVSVNAHKKRAQDAWLAVLRNNISESQRKTLLRIMVHNIEPWFNRPELLMDFLTDSYNVGGATSLLALSGLFYLIQEKNLDYPQFYQKLYSLLDADLLHSKHRSRFFRLMNTFLASTHLPATLIASFIKRLSRLALNAPPTAIVVIVPFIYNLLKSHPTCTFMLHRVIKDEAKAELEAEGMDDPYDSEEPDPVRTKAIESSLWEIHSLQQHYHPNVAAIARIISEQFTKQFYNLEDFLDYTYQGMVQAELGTEEKPMKRIPVIEYHIPKRIFTDRMLEEDGGVDTAPGSLVRGLWDFA; from the exons ATGCCCGCCCCTACGGTCGGAGCTACAAGctccaagaaaagaaagagcgTCAAAGAGAGCGGTGTCCCGTCGTCGAAACGCCGTGCAGTGGCAGAGAACGATGGCGCAGATGTCATGGTCGAAATCTCCCAATTGGAAGAACAGATTTCCGAGTCGCGAAAGTACTACAACAACATCGCCAAGCTGATTTCGATGCTCAATGTGGACGACAATGCTACCAATCCAAATTTGGCCGTCGCAGTATCCCTCTGTCGAGTGTTCAGCAGATTGATTGCCGGTGGAGATATGGCGGAGACAAACAGAGCCGcagagaatgagaagatTATTGCAGCATGGTTGAAGGAACGCTGTCGCGAATATCAGAGGGCGCTCTCTGCCATACTGCGTGAGGGCGATACGTCTGCTAAG CTCACAGCCCTCACTCTCTGTATGCGCATGATCAGCGAGCGTGCTACCCATATCCCTAGCGATGACACTCAGGTTTGGCTATCTGGTCTGTTCAAGAGCGTTATTGAAGCCGTTGTCGCAACCGACGACAGCGAGGCATTGCGGACCGAGTTCCTCATGAAGTTCGCAAAGGAATACGAAGACGTGCGGTTTTATACATTCACGCAGATTGC CAATATCGCAGAAACGGAACAAAGCACAAAAAccctcgatatcctcatctCCATACTATCAGCCTGCGACACGATCCCGAGCCCGGAGCACGAATTCGAGAACTTCTACGTCAAATCcagcaaaaagaacaagaagctcgTCTCCGTCAATGCTCACAAGAAGCGCGCCCAAGATGCCTGGCTCGCTGTCCTCCGAAACAACATCTCCGAATCCCAACGGAAAACCCTCCTCCGCATCATGGTCCACAATATCGAGCCCTGGTTCAACCGTCCCGAACTGCTCATGGACTTCCTAACAGACTCCTACAACGTCGGCGGCGCAACCTCCCTACTCGCCCTCTCCGGTCTCTTCTACCtcatccaggagaagaaCCTGGATTACCCACAGTTCTACCAAAAGCTCTACTCGCTACTCGATGCCGACCTGCTCCACTCCAAACACCGTTCCCGCTTCTTCCGCTTGATGAACACTTTCCTCGCCTCCACCCATTTACCGGCTACTCTGATCGCCAGCTTCATCAAGCGTCTCTCTCGTCTTGCGCTTAACGCCCCTCCAACCGCCATCGTTGTGATCGTCCCCTTCATCTACAACCTCCTCAAATCCCACCCCACCTGCACCTTCATGCTTCACCGCGTTATCAAGGACGAAGCCAAAGCCGAACTGGAAGCTGAGGGCATGGACGATCCGTACGATTCAGAGGAGCCGGATCCGGTTCGCACAAAGGCCATAGAGAGTAGTTTATGGGAGATCCACTCCCTCCAACAACACTACCATCCCAACGTTGCCGCGATTGCACGCATCATATCCGAGCAATTCACGAAACAGTTCTATAACCTTGAAGATTTCCTGGACTATACCTACCAGGGTATGGTGCAAGCGGAACTGGGGACAGAGGAGAAGCCCATGAAGCGGATCCCTGTTATTGAGTATCACATCCCCAAGCGGATATTTACCGATCGAATGTTGGAAGAGGACGGGGGCGTGGATACCGCACCGGGGAGTCTTGTCAGAGGGCTATGGGATTTTGCATAA
- a CDS encoding Carboxylesterase — protein sequence MAENKQTNAGLRDQRAALEWVHDNIEVFCGDPQRVTVVGQSVGASDIGLHLTSFEGTKGVPFQQAIMMSGGPGLNFNTKSDLVANNTAAIARRVGCAEEGEDQTLETLECLRDVPFDVLTNLSVTASRTARPPFGEGFFFPTFDGDFIRDRPSQLMRSGKFVKGIRLIASWVTNDGAWYAPPSTSTDQKEKLLQLYPLEDFEHLVQEEYDGPISAQYYRAAQMNRDIWFTCPVLDFAWQYLKNGGVKPSQVRLYEHNSTRFTPAFEMMGVARWRVAHLSDIPYVLNVQHLEGGADNSATELALARTMSTSIAKFVNSGNPEGYINGVETWPAAFFDVTKENLQNDFPAKLSLQIFGGPYGTAPVTIAEGRQHDAKNAIEDAVYWENLFDRCRFINSGKMREEAGV from the exons ATGGCTGAAAACAAGCAGACGAATGCTGGTCTTCGTGACCAGCGGGCAGCTTTGGAGT GGGTCCATGATAATATTGAAGTCTTTTGTGGAGATCCACAACGAG TGACTGTCGTGGGACAAAGCGTGGGCGCCAGCGATATTGGTCTGCATTTGACATCATTCGAAGGAACAAAAGGAGTTCCGTTTCAACAAGCAAT CATGATGTCGGGTGGGCCAGGGTTGAACTTTAACACCAAGTCAGACTTGGTCGCAAACAACACAGCAGCCATCGCGAGAAGAGTTGGGTGTGCTGAAGAGGGCGAGGATCAAACTCTAGAGACCCTGGAATGCTTACGGGATGTGCCCTTTGATGTTTTGACGAACCTCTCTGTAACGGCATCTCGAACAGCCCGCCCACCGTTTGGCGAGGGCTTTTTCTTCCCGACCTTCGATGGTGACTTCATACGTGACCGGCCTTCTCAGCTCATGCGCTCTGGGAAATTCGTGAAAGGGATACGGCTGATCGCATCCTGGGTGACAAATGATGGCGCCTGGTATGCACCGCCGTCGACTTCCACAGATCAGAAA GAGAAACTTTTGCAATTATACCCACTTGAAGACTTCGAGCATCTTGTACAGGAAGAATATGACGGCCCTATCTCTGCACAGTACTACCGCGCAGCACAGATGAACAGAGACATTTGGTTCACCTGCCCCGTGCTTGACTTTGCATGGCAATACCTCAAAAATGGGGGTGTGAAACCATCGCAGGTTCGGTTATACGAGCATAACTCCACAAGATTCACACCCGCATTCGAGATGATGGGCGTTGCAAGGTGGCGTGTTGCGCACCTTAGTGATATTCCCTATGTGCTGAACGTCCAGCATCTGGAAGGTGGTGCAGACAACTCAGCTACCGAGCTCGCGCTGGCCAGGACCATGAGTACATCCATTGCCAAATTCGTAAACAGCGGCAATCCTGAAGGTTATATTAATGGCGTTGAGACATGGCCTGCTGCCTTCTTTGATGTTACAAAGGAGAATTTGCAGAATGATTTCCCGGCAAAGCTTTCGTTGCAAATCTTTGGTGGCCCCTATGGCACCGCGCCAGTGACTATTGCCGAAGGCCGTCAGCATGATGCTAAAAATGCTATTGAGGACGCGGTGTACTGGGAGAATCTGTTCGATCGATGCAGATTTATCAATAGCGGCaagatgagagaagaagcggGAGTTTGA